The proteins below are encoded in one region of Triticum aestivum cultivar Chinese Spring chromosome 1B, IWGSC CS RefSeq v2.1, whole genome shotgun sequence:
- the LOC123096260 gene encoding F-box protein At5g07610 has protein sequence MDPAGLLPGDVLADVIRRLMPRSLAACRSVCKAWCAVVDAHGLLRKDLLPISLAGIFVVYRFVDGYRLPPAFLSRPSVAGKIQGNLGYLDDVHDDWSHIMGHCNGLLLWGGVANPATRQWASLPRHPDRTPTKGFIKRDFLAYDPMLSPHFEVLFMQCVRRRSENDAALDPANPNSEWPPSPYTMSAFSSKTWQWEERSFTREGMAPRSIDPNLLLLMKHVFSHDSVYWRGRLYVFNIFFIIRLDLEDNKYRVIELPPINEARGDIHLGKSEKGVYYVFAGGWCKLQIWFLNESIDHTEWMLKHEIGLKPLLDKFPWEHSHGSWFVQGLRDNNDETLDREKLEWDSDNDDATTAPATEVSVQKKFHKCISRILGFHPYKEIIFLHISDTRVVAYHLKNSKVEDLGCLPVDGDDWIKSSCVYTPCWIESCLRANSTEANSEL, from the exons ATGGATCCGGCGGGTCTGCTACCTGGCGACGTGCTCGCGGACGTCATCCGGCGCCTGATGCCGCGCAGCCTCGCCGCCTGCCGCTCCGTCTGCAAGGCGTGGTGTGCCGTCGTCGACGCCCACGGCCTGCTGCGCAAGGACCTCCTGCCGATCTCCCTGGCCGGCATCTTCGTCGTCTACCGCTTCGTTGACGGCTATCGCCTTCCCCCGGCGTTCCTCTCGCGCCCCTCTGTCGCGGGCAAGATCCAAGGTAACCTtggctacctcgacgacgtccacGATGACTGGTCCCACATTATGGGTCACTGCAACGGCCTCCTCCTCTGGGGAGGCGTGGCCAATCCGGCCACGCGGCAGTGGGCTAGTCTACCGCGTCACCCTGATCGGACCCCGACCAAAGGCTTCATCAAACGCGACTTCCTCGCGTACGATCCTATGCTCTCGCCACACTTTGAGGTGTTATTCATGCAGTGTGTTCGCCGCCGGTCCGAGAACGACGCCGCATTGGACCCCGCGAACCCAAACTCAGAGTGGCCTCCGTCGCCCTATACCATGAGCGCATTCTCGTCAAAGACATGGCAGTGGGAGGAGAGATCTTTTACCAGGGAAGGGATGGCTCCACGGTCGATCGACCCTAACCTACTACTACTCATGAAACACGTGTTCTCTCATGATTCTGTGTATTGGCGGGGACGTCTCTATGTGTTCAACATATTTTTTATTATCAG atTGGATTTAGAGGATAATAAGTACCGAGTAATTGAACTCCCCCCGATTAATGAAGCACGCGGAGATATTCATTTGGGAAAATCGGAGAAGGGCGTTTACTATGTATTCGCTGGTGGTTGGTGCAAACTTCAGATTTGGTTTCTCAATGAATCAATTGATCACACCGAATGGATGTTGAAGCATGAGATTGGCCTCAAGCCGTTGCTAGACAAATTTCCTTGGGAACACAGTCATGGCTCTTGGTTCGTGCAAGGTTTGAGGGATAACAATGATGAAACACTTGACAGAGAGAAACTGGAATGGGATTCAGACAACGATGATGCCACTACTGCTCCTGCCACTGAAGTTAGTGTTCAGAAAAAGTTCCATAAATGCATTTCGAGGATACTTGGATTTCATCCTTACAAGGAGATTATCTTTTTGCACATATCGGACACAAGAGTAGTGGCCTACCATCTTAAGAACTCCAAGGTTGAGGATTTGGGGTGTTTACCCGTAGATGGTGATGATTGGATAAAATCGTCTTGTGTATACACGCCTTGCTGGATAGAGAGCTGCTTGAGAGCAAATAGCACAGAAGCCAATAGTGAGCTCTAG